The following proteins are co-located in the Pectinophora gossypiella chromosome 23, ilPecGoss1.1, whole genome shotgun sequence genome:
- the LOC126377485 gene encoding uncharacterized protein LOC126377485, with translation MKTRSMKSVETRPTPTAAESAPAAAAAAPVVTTTSTTAASTSVTAAVRTAPTTAASTPVTAPPLTRKPSTSRTATATSTEDSSGTTTTTATTTEESTGESTHDTTLRPKSVKRAPTAPRSSASKGRRLALLKAKEELLKKEVELAAAKIATLEAESDDDDTDIVSVSEMQERTKTWVDQLPAAEEDPSPPQPSAAAAVPPAAAVFPAATVKDHEKPKHRSIEEKPTTFDYSQLATAIASAARAVPAAIAPRSVPELPIFSGASSEWLVFKTAYEETAVYLTEQENLSRLRRSLRGAARDAAQCLFIGATTTADVMRLLSTRFGRPDALVMAELEKLRALPRLTESPRDICTFATRISNITATIRALKKTHYLHNPEVVRHVVEKMPSALRYRYYDFAAEQDEEEPDLMKLASFMERTAERCGSFAPVEATPVVDRREHTSAPLRRTMRTHHIEEKKINVTAGDNRKQCPVCEKETHHVAECADFKKTEVNERWETAKKHRLCFRCLKRRKFGHTCPTRRCDVGGCKYSHHRLLHSEPEQRASIHAGTHIEEDPVIATIASTRERKNTTALLKILPVRVSGPKGTHCTYALLDDGSTCTLIEAAVAEHIGVSGPPEPFYIEGVAGARVDAGASRRVTFDISAPEDTHSYSISARTMKNLQLSPQSVPACAVTGQSHLEDLQDQLTYHRGTPTVLIGQDNWQLLLAHEVRREQDSQLVAARTDLGWVLHGVRHTPAGGPAHRVHHARIVEDDQAIEKLLRDHFALEVLGVEPKHFHTEEERRALETLERTTRRTNEGYETGLLWRSDDYDPPNSYEAALRRLQAIERKLDRDEEMKRRYEKQMNTLIENGYAEVAPTPPKGKTKIWYLPHFAVMNPQKPEKLRIVHDAAAKVRGVSLNDMLLSGPDLLRSLPGVLMKFRQRRVAVTADIKDMFMRISIRTEDRDMQRFLWRGDRREGPPVEYRMKSVIFGATSSPCTAIFVKNRNAEQYREEYPAAAAAIINNHYVDDYLASFDTEEEAIQVSSQVAYIHSRANYYLQKWASSSRHVLSSLAPEAKEDIVKLAPEKILGMIWYPERDTLSFNMNEARIPTDILHGERVPTKREALRTTMSLYDPLGIATPVTIQAKRIIQDTWRTGIGWDDALPTPEAEAWKKWTEHARRLSQLAVPRCYASLTCARFVELHTFVDASSSAYAAAVYWRIVDEDGQIHISLIAGKGRVAPISKMTSIPRLELQAAVMGCRLARTAQEEHDIKPTRRYFWSDSRTVLSWLRTGPRAYKPFVAHRVAEIAEETKTNEWRWVSTRDNPADDATRGTPKDFASEHRWFGGPPFLYLPEDTWPAEDISETIEHTNEERVHATTAAERTGKALPDITRFSSWAKLLRVTARVLQFIEKLKGRERCAAARKRTKKRAEEDPTWKKVQAHRETGRGTGHKHAPRQQRKIVPLAARYLHRARQLWIRAVQEEAFSAELEAIRRKKPLPADSRLKQLSIMIDEEGLIHLRSRIAAAADITTEQREPVILDGDHRWTRLYIKWVHTQLHHGGFETTANEVRQHYWVLRLRHAVRNELKKCQVCRIRRATPAQPSTGNHPRSRLAHHQRPFTYTGLDYFGPMTVTVGRARQKRYGVLFTCLTTRAVHLELAGSLSTDSAVMALRRFIGRRGCPTELWSDQGTNLRGADVEMKHAVEEAIQQEASARFITWKFIPPSAPFMGGAWERLVRSVKSALAVVLHERAPKEEVLTTLLVEAEHTINSRPLTHVSTSPEDPEALTPNHFILGGPSRVPMPGAFTEGDDAGRKDWRKSQRLADMFWARWVREYLPELQHRREPRASKGSISVGDLVLIADGTLPRNSWPRGVVVAAYPGPDGETRAVDVRTTKGILRRPTKKLVILPTSPPEDGEP, from the coding sequence ATGAAGACTAGGAGCATGAAGTCCGTAGAAACTCGCCCAACGCCGACCGCCGCCGAGTCggcacccgccgccgccgccgccgcccccgtcGTCACGACTACGTCGACCACCGCCGCGTCAACGTCAGTCACGGCCGCCGTTAGGACTGCGCCGACCACAGCCGCGTCGACGCCAGTCACCGCCCCCCCGCTGACCAGGAAACCCAGCACAAGCCGTACAGCCACGGCTACCAGCACAGAGGACAGCTCGGGCACTACTACGACGACTGCAACGACGACGGAGGAATCTACGGGGGAAAGCACGCACGACACGACACTACGGCCCAAGTCGGTGAAGCGTGCACCGACAGCGCCGCGTTCCTCAGCGTCGAAGGGACGTCGCCTGGCGCTGCTGAAGGCTAAAGAAGAATTGTTGAAGAAGGAAGTGGAGCTAGCGGCGGCGAAGATCGCCACATTAGAAGCGGAATCAGACGACGACGATACGGATATAGTCAGCGTGAGCGAAATGCAAGAGCGCACCAAGACGTGGGTGGACCAGCTTCCCGCCGCCGAGGAAGACCCGTCCCCCCCGCAGccgtccgccgccgccgccgtccccCCCGCTGCCGCCGTTTTCCCCGCTGCCACCGTAAAGGATCATGAGAAGCCGAAACACAGGAGTATAGAAGAGAAGCCAACAACTTTCGATTACAGTCAACTAGCGACAGCGATAGCATCGGCCGCACGAGCAGTACCAGCCGCCATCGCCCCGCGCTCCGTGCCTGAGCTACCCATCTTCAGCGGAGCGTCGAGTGAATGGCTAGTTTTCAAGACCGCCTATGAAGAGACTGCAGTATATTTGACGGAGCAAGAAAACTTATCAAGACTACGTCGGAGCCTTCGGGGAGCAGCAAGAGATGCCGCCCAATGTTTATTCATCGGTGCAACCACGACTGCCGACGTGATGCGGTTGCTGTCTACGCGCTTCGGGCGGCCGGACGCCCTCGTCATGGCCGAACTGGAGAAGCTGCGGGCCCTACCACGTCTGACCGAATCACCGAGGGACATTTGCACCTTCGCCACGAGGATATCAAACATTACGGCAACCATCAGGGCATTGAAGAAGACACATTACCTGCATAACCCGGAAGTAGTTCGACACGTAGTGGAGAAGATGCCGTCAGCACTGCGATATAGGTACTACGATTTTGCGGCCGAACAAGATGAAGAGGAACCAGACTTGATGAAGCTAGCAAGTTTCATGGAGAGAACAGCGGAGCGGTGCGGCAGCTTCGCGCCCGTGGAAGCCACACCAGTCGTCGACCGGCGGGAGCACACGTCCGCTCCACTGAGGCGGACAATGAGGACTCACCacatagaagaaaagaagataaACGTCACGGCCGGTGACAATAGGAAACAATGTCCAGTCTGCGAAAAGGAAACACACCACGTCGCCGAATGTGCAGATTTCAAGAAGACAGAGGTCAACGAGCGCTGGGAAACCGCGAAGAAACATAGGTTGTGTTTCCGCTGCCTGAAACGGAGGAAGTTCGGCCACACATGTCCCACGAGGAGGTGCGACGTCGGCGGGTGCAAGTACTCGCACCACCGCCTACTGCACTCCGAGCCGGAACAACGAGCGTCCATCCACGCGGGAACTCACATAGAAGAAGACCCAGTAATAGCCACTATAGCGTCGACAAGAGAAAGGAAGAATACTACAGCACTATTGAAGATTCTGCCGGTTCGTGTAAGTGGACCTAAGGGGACTCACTGCACGTACGCACTTCTCGACGATGGATCAACGTGCACATTAATAGAGGCGGCGGTGGCGGAACACATCGGCGtatcgggacctccggagccaTTTTACATAGAAGGAGTAGCCGGGGCACGAGTGGACGCCGGCGCTTCGAGAAGAGTAACCTTCGACATCAGCGCGCCAGAGGACACGCACAGCTACAGCATCTCAGCGCGCACGATGAAGAACCTGCAGTTATCGCCGCAGAGCGTGCCGGCGTGCGCCGTGACGGGACAGAGCCACCTAGAAGACCTACAAGACCAGCTGACTTATCACCGGGGAACGCCAACCGTATTAATAGGACAAGACAACTGGCAGCTACTCCTGGCACATGAAGTCAGACGCGAGCAAGACAGCCAACTGGTCGCCGCGCGCACGGACCTAGGATGGGTGTTGCACGGAGTGCGGCACACACCGGCGGGAGGGCCCGCTCATCGAGTACATCACGCGAGGATCGTAGAAGATGATCAAGCAATAGAAAAACTGCTTCGAGACCACTTCGCACTGGAAGTCCTAGGAGTGGAACCGAAACATTTCCACACAGAGGAAGAAAGAAGAGCGCTTGAAACACTAGAGAGGACCACTCGCCGCACAAACGAAGGATACGAAACGGGCTTACTCTGGAGGAGCGACGACTACGACCCTCCTAATAGCTACGAAGCCGCCCTGAGAAGACTTCAAGCCATAGAGAGGAAGTTAGATCGCGATGAAGAAATGAAAAGGCGGTACGAGAAGCAGATGAACACGCTGATAGAGAACGGCTATGCAGAAGTCGCGCCCACGCCGCCGAAGGGAAAAACGAAGATTTGGTACTTACCACACTTTGCAGTTATGAACCCGCAGAAACCAGAGAAATTGAGGATCGTCCACGATGCGGCCGCAAAGGTGCGAGGAGTCAGCCTGAACGACATGTTACTGTCCGGGCCGGACCTACTTCGATCCCTACCAGGAGTGCTGATGAAGTTCCGGCAAAGAAGAGTGGCGGTGACGGCTGACATAAAGGACATGTTTATGCGGATCTCAATAAGGACGGAAGATCGAGACATGCAGCGCTTTCTCTGGCGCGGAGATAGAAGAGAGGGACCCCCCGTCGAGTATCGCATGAAGAGTGTAATATTCGGCGCTACTTCCTCCCCCTGCACGGCAATCTTCGTGAAGAATAGGAACGCCGAACAATATAGAGAAGAGtatccggcggcggcggcggcaatcATCAACAACCACTATGTCGACGACTACTTAGCAAGTTTCGATACAGAAGAAGAAGCAATACAAGTCTCCAGTCAAGTGGCTTATATACATAGCCGCGCCAACTACTACCTACAGAAATGGGCATCGAGTTCCAGACACGTACTGTCATCATTGGCGCCCGAGGCGAAAGAAGACATCGTCAAGCTTGCTCCCGAGAAGATACTGGGGATGATATGGTACCCAGAGCGCGACACGCTGTCATTCAATATGAATGAAGCCCGGATACCCACCGACATACTACACGGCGAGCGCGTGCCAACGAAGAGGGAAGCGTTACGAACGACGATGTCACTCTACGACCCGCTGGGAATCGCCACGCCCGTGACCATACAAGCGAAGCGCATCATTCAGGACACCTGGCGCACCGGAATAGGATGGGACGACGCGCTGCCTACCCCCGAAGCAGAAGCATGGAAAAAATGGACGGAGCATGCGCGGCGCCTCTCACAACTAGCCGTACCTCGGTGCTATGCCTCGCTCACATGCGCCCGGTTCGTGGAGCTACACACCTTCGTGGACGCAAGCAGCTCTGCCTACGCCGCTGCGGTGTACTGGCGAATCGTCGACGAGGACGGGCAAATACACATCTCGCTCATCGCCGGCAAAGGGAGAGTAGCGCCTATCAGCAAGATGACATCGATACCACGACTGGAGCTCCAAGCGGCCGTAATGGGCTGCCGCCTAGCCCGCACAGCGCAAGAGGAACACGACATCAAGCCTACACGTCGTTACTTCTGGAGCGACTCTAGGACCGTCCTATCATGGTTGCGAACGGGACCACGAGCCTACAAGCCCTTCGTAGCTCATCGAGTCGCCGAGATAGCAGAGGAGACTAAGACAAACGAATGGCGTTGGGTATCAACGAGAGACAACCCGGCCGACGACGCTACACGAGGAACGCCGAAAGACTTCGCCTCCGAGCATCGTTGGTTCGGCGGCCCGCCTTTCCTGTATCTACCAGAAGACACCTGGCCGGCGGAGGACATCTCAGAGACTATTGAACACACAAACGAGGAGAGAGTGCACGCGACGACCGCCGCAGAAAGAACAGGGAAGGCGCTACCCGACATAACACGTTTTTCATCGTGGGCAAAACTACTACGTGTCACGGCGCGTGTCCTACAATTCATAGAAAAACTAAAGGGAAGAGAAAGGTGTGCCGCCGCTAGAAAACGCACCAAGAAACGTGCGGAGGAAGACCCGACGTGGAAGAAGGTACAGGCGCACAGAGAAACGGGACGAGGCACAGGACACAAACATGCGCCGAGACAGCAGAGAAAGATCGTGCCTCTCGCGGCACGATACTTGCATCGCGCACGGCAACTATGGATACGCGCCGTGCAGGAAGAGGCCTTCAGCGCGGAGCTAGAAGCTATAAGAAGAAAGAAGCCCCTGCCGGCCGACAGTCGACTCAAGCAACTGTCGATTATGATTGACGAAGAGGGACTAATACATCTACGCTCGAggatcgccgccgccgccgacatcACAACAGAACAACGGGAGCCCGTCATCCTGGATGGAGACCACCGATGGACGCGGCTGTACATCAAGTGGGTGCACACGCAATTACACCACGGAGGGTTTGAAACGACGGCAAATGAGGTGCGACAGCACTACTGGGTGTTGCGCCTCCGCCACGCCGTGCGCAACGAACTGAAGAAATGCCaggtctgccgcatccgtcgggCCACGCCAGCCCAACCATCGACAGGCAATCATCCAAGGAGCCGTCTAGCCCATCACCAGCGGCCCTTCACCTACACGGGGCTTGACTACTTTGGGCCCATGACAGTCACCGTGGGTCGCGCACGTCAGAAGAGGTACGGAGTCCTCTTCACCTGCCTAACCACCAGGGCAGTGCACCTGGAACTCGCCGGGAGCCTCAGCACCGACTCTGCAGTAATGGCACTGCGGCGCTTCATAGGCCGCCGTGGGTGCCCCACCGAGCTCTGGTCAGACCAGGGTACCAACCTGCGCGGTGCGGACGTCGAGATGAAGCACGCCGTCGAGGAGGCCATACAACAAGAAGCCTCCGCTCGCTTCATCACCTGGAAGTTCATCCCTCCTAGCGCGCCATTCATGGGAGGCGCGTGGGAGAGACTGGTCCGCAGCGTCAAATCAGCACTAGCCGTGGTGCTGCACGAGCGCGCGCCAAAAGAAGAAGTCCTGACAACGCTACTGGTGGAGGCCGAGCACACCATCAACAGTCGACCCCTCACACACGTGTCGACATCACCGGAGGACCCAGAGGCCCTCACACCGAACCACTTCATCCTGGGAGGTCCATCACGGGTGCCGATGCCAGGCGCCTTCACGGAGGGCGACGACGCCGGCCGCAAAGACTGGAGGAAGAGCCAACGCCTAGCCGACATGTTCTGGGCGCGATGGGTACGGGAGTACCTACCTGAACTCCAACACCGGCGGGAGCCCCGAGCCAGCAAGGGTTCCATCTCCGTGGGCGATTTAGTATTGATCGCTGACGGCACGCTGCCTCGCAACTCGTGGCCGCGAGGTGTCGTCGTGGCTGCCTACCCCGGACCAGACGGCGAGACGAGGGCGGTCGACGTGAGGACAACGAAGGGGATCCTGCGGCGGCCAACGAAGAAGCTGGTCATCCTGCCAACATCGCCACCCGAGGACGGCGAACCGTAG